Proteins found in one Ptychodera flava strain L36383 chromosome 3, AS_Pfla_20210202, whole genome shotgun sequence genomic segment:
- the LOC139130059 gene encoding tripartite motif-containing protein 3-like produces the protein MDTDILRCSVCLEFFKEPRLLPCGHSFCFTCLSNIATEDGRSLKCALCRSILQLPVLGIQALPINYYLTSCVCIVNSSKASYAAKEEAGEDGSPMPCDEILDRLLQLKSAFCGVHGTDQVKVFCHTCKTAICLSCVKSGDHARHSLVCLPYIVEKSKDRFRELRAMCLGVQTDADQKAAFLATSRMDMNAGIAGEDDSEIDEHMRGLLQDYNLNCASYKEELMKGQSRIAEAIAVCDRLLRETDEISCLAMEETSYEEVALVALDFKTGNSSTSINPAEASASQVHHAPAANERSGNFSAANTREEVFVDTFDARWQVDRVGDPSYGDGMVLPTELRRPGGWQMPWAVAAVEEGKFFATDARSLSEFKCDGEFAGDVPLPGYEQPCFPTGICKAPGNKLLITDSANGCLLLYDHGNRRILGNFGLGHLTDTLRNLMM, from the coding sequence ATGGATACCGATATTCTCCGCTGTTCAGTTTGTCTGGAGTTCTTCAAGGAACCACGCCTGCTTCCCTGCGGGCACAGCTTTTGTTTCACTTGTCTGTCCAACATCGCGACGGAGGACGGCCGCAGCCTCAAATGTGCACTCTGTCGTTCAATACTGCAGCTACCGGTCTTGGGCATCCAGGCTCTGCCCATCAACTACTACCTAACCAGCTGCGTTTGTATAGTGAATTCTTCAAAAGCAAGTTACGCGGCGAAGGAGGAGGCTGGTGAAGATGGCTCGCCCATGCCCTGCGATGAAATCCTCGATCGCCTGCTGCAGCTGAAGTCCGCCTTTTGCGGGGTTCATGGAACGGACCAGGTGAAGGTCTTTTGTCACACCTGCAAGACTGCAATTTGCCTCAGTTGTGTGAAATCGGGGGATCACGCACGCCACTCTCTCGTCTGCCTGCCGTATATCGTGGAAAAGAGCAAAGACCGCTTCAGAGAACTGCGAGCAATGTGTTTGGGCGTGCAAACAGACGCGGACCAGAAAGCGGCTTTCCTGGCGACATCTAGAATGGATATGAACGCGGGAATTGCCGGCGAAGACGACTCCGAAATAGACGAACACATGAGGGGTTTGTTGCAAGACTACAATCTGAACTGCGCTTCGTACAAAGAAGAGTTAATGAAAGGACAATCGAGAATTGCGGAGGCTATTGCTGTTTGTGACAGGCTCTTACGTGAAACGGATGAAATTTCGTGCTTGGCGATGGAGGAGACAAGTTATGAGGAGGTAGCTCTGGTTGCGCTTGACTTCAAAACGGGGAACTCTTCTACTTCAATAAATCCGGCGGAAGCCAGCGCGTCTCAAGTGCACCACGCCCCCGCAGCAAACGAACGTAGCGGAAACTTCTCCGCAGCAAATACCCGGGAGGAGGTTTTTGTGGACACCTTCGATGCCCGGTGGCAAGTCGACAGAGTGGGAGACCCGAGCTACGGAGACGGAATGGTTCTGCCCACTGAACTCCGCCGACCCGGAGGCTGGCAGATGCCCTGGGCAGTCGCTGCCGTAGAGGAGGGCAAGTTCTTCGCGACGGACGCAAGATCGCTGTCCGAGTTTAAGTGCGACGGCGAATTCGCCGGGGACGTCCCGCTTCCAGGATATGAGCAGCCCTGCTTCCCCACCGGTATTTGTAAAGCCCCTGGTAACAAGTTGCTGATTACGGATTCTGCCAATGGATGCTTGCTTTTATATGACCATGGCAACCGCCGCATCCTCGGGAATTTCGGACTCGGACACCTTACGGACACCTTACGGAACCTTATGATGTGA